Within Takifugu rubripes chromosome 20, fTakRub1.2, whole genome shotgun sequence, the genomic segment TGACAAAATAAACGTGTACGCATTCCTGATGAACATCTTTTTTAAgatctttgtcttgttttattaaGGAATCTGACTCATTTTGCGACATTTTGATGAAGTTACCAGAACAAGGGGCCATATTTGGCCTTTCTGAATGAGCCATCTTATAAATTAATACCTAATTTTGCCCACGTGAGTTTTTTTGGAAGCTATGCGTCAGTCTGCCCAACCAGGGCTGTGCAGGATATTCTGCACTGGTGTTTACCCAGCTAAGCTGCTTATATTCTAAATGATGCTCTAAAGATGGAGCAGCAAAAATTGACACCAGCAGTTGTTTTTCCACATCAGGATTAATAAACTGCAGCTGTACGCCATAATAGCATCGGTGACACTGGACTGAGAGGATCAACAGTCGGATCAGGGGGAGCCAGCCGCCGTTTATCCCGTTTTTTATctgcaaaaacacatttcacgGCCGACCTCAGCAGCTCCTACTCAAAAATATAATCTAGAAAAATCTCAGCAAGGTTGTACAAATGACCTGAAAAAAGTTATGTATTAAATCGCACAGCATAAATAACACAACATGTTTATTTGCATACAATCAAAGCAATGATTTAAAATCCCTTTAAGTGCTGAAGctacacaacaaaaacaacaacagagtcTTGGGAGAGGCGCGGCTCCTGGTCGTGTGGCTCCTGGTCGTCTCGGCAACGTCCGGTCAGAAACGACCACAGTGCTGGTCACATCCCACGTCTTAACCTTTTAAATAACTGCAGCTCACAGATCTGACGCCCGGCCTAAAGCCTTTACAGGACAAACAGTGGACGATCAAATGTCTCGTAAGCCgataagcccccccccccacaggatggAAATGTTCtgggagaaaacaaaaacactgctGGGGCGACACAAAGCCGCGGAGCAGCTGTTGCTCTTCCCGCCAAACAGTGACGACGAGGAGGGTCGACACTCTGCTTCAGTGATGTCACAAAATAGGACGATAAGGAAGCGAGTGACATCAGAATTGCTGGTGCTCGTGTCTGTACCACAGTGGGaggaggcgtcttcgctaaaaCCTCATTTCAGACGCGCAAAGAAGGTCCGGAGTGTTTCGATTCTGGGTGCCGGGCGGCATCGGCCTCTCCGCAGCGTGTGGAAACGTCCCCCTACGGGACGTTTGTCCGACCAGAGCTATGAGACACCAGAGAGCCATCAGCGGTGCCTTGCAAAACCATAATAACAGTCCTTTACAACCCTTTTTAGAACAATGAGTGGTGTCTGTCCGCAGCCAGCGAGGACCCGTCAGCTGTTTGGGGTCCTGCTCCTACCTACAGGCATCAACTTGTCTATGAGGAGACGGTTCTCGCCATTCAGGCCTCTTTCCTGGGCCCACGACTGCGCTTAAGAAGTCAAGCAAGTCCTGGTTAAAAATAAGGAAAAGAGCAACGAACAAAGCAAGTGCTGCTCTAAAGGCCGTGAGGGGTCAGCCCCCGCCCCGGCGCCTCGACGCTGCCCCACTCGTCCTCATACTATACTCTCGCTGGCCGACTTCTTCATCAGTTTGGTAGACAGCAGAGAGTGCTGGGAAGAGCTGGACTCCCTCGTTTCGGGAACGAGCAGACGCACTTTCTGGTTCGTTCTCCTCCACTCGGAATACAGCTGGCAGTGGTAGCGGAAGGACACCTGCACaggacggaggggggggggggggggggtcgttagGTTGCTGCTCTACGGGCTCGCAGTGGTGGATCCGTAGGAAGTGACATTTACCAGAGTCCACAGGACGTAGATGGTGAAGAGCGCGATGGTGAGGGTGATGAGCCCCACGGCCTGCAGCCAGCTCCCCAGCTGGAGATGGTCCTGGGCGCCCTTCAGACACAACCAGCCCGAAATGGCTGCTAGCGGCGTGATGAACAGGAAGCACACCATGTCGCAGAACAGCGTCCTCTTCTCGTTAAGGGTGCCGGgctcctgcagccactgagGAATCAAAAGCAggatgaagggagggggggggtaaatgTGATGAGTCAGGCTGCCAGGAGGTGGCGAGCACGCGAGAACAGCGCAGACTCAGACGAACAGCCTCCACTGTGACGCCGGAACGTTTGAGAAGCCTTAAACTCTGAAGGACCTTTGAGAGACACCCTTTGGTGACCGTTCAGCCGATTCAAACGTTCGAGCGCCACTGACCGCCATCGGGACCGCGTCTCACTCCTGCACCGAAGCGGGACGACCTCCGTTACCTCTGTGAGCGGCCGCGGCCGCCGCTCGATGCTGAACTCCGTGTGGCAGAGCTCGCAGTAGCTGGTGTTGGAGGACGACAGCCACTTCTCCAGGCAGCTCTTGTGCACCGTGCCCAGCGTGCCTGTGCAGTAGCACGGGGACAGCAGCCCCTCGCTGATGCCTCCTTCGTGGCAAATGCGGCAGATGGGGCCGTcgctgagggtgggggggggggcgacgcacgtagagagaaaagaaaagaaccagATGAGGTTTGGACGTGAGTGCTGCTATTGTGCTCATGGTCGACACATTTGAATACAACATTAAACACTGTTAAACACATCTTCCATGTTCTAAAGGAGGCCTCACCTCTGCGCGCCCGCGGGTTTGAGCACCGAGGACAGCAGGTGTCCGTCCAACGCCGTGACCTGGGTGACGTACAGCGGCTGGCACCCGTCGCCGCCGCCCTCCTCCACATTCTTCCACAGGCCGGTGCTGCCGGCGCAGTCACACAGGGAGCCGGGCAGGTGGCAACAGCCCCTCGTAGTCATGGCTGCGGAGGGGAGAGGGTTCGGAGCGGGAAAGGTCGGAGGTCGAGGACGAGTACGGCGGCGAGATAGCTCGGCTCTGCGCAGGTGGAGGAACCTCAAGTTTCTAGAAAACAAgacatttacattaaatgaCTCTGCGTTTTATCTCGTCACAAGACGTCTCTGGGTTTcctggtttgtgtttccaggaaGGCAGCCTGGCGCTGGGCCAGTAGCTCCGAGCAGCTGGTAGacataaaaaaagacatcagcGTGCTGGAGGCGCAGCAGAGTGATAAACAGCTGCCTCCTCTCTGATAACCCTTCGCCTCAGATAAGAGAAGACGGACGCAtgcgctgcagctccagtcatTCTTGCACACGCCGCCTGTAATGGacatttaaaaaacccaaaaggtaCATCCCATAAGGAAGGAGGCAACATGTCACTCACAAGCTGGGCTCTTGTTGGGATGTGGCCTTTACCAGGTGTGGCGGGGGGCGAACAAACTCCAGTGATAGTTTAAGGCTTTTTTCCTCACACGATTGGTTATAAATTTTCTAAAAATAATCAAGTCTATAAAATGCAAAGTCTGTCTGACACAGAAAAAGAGGCACAAATATAATGTATAAAGGAAACGGGCCATCAGCACATCAGTTTATCTTCATTTAGCCCTTTATTGAATGGAAATATTTGTACATTTAAGGTTAATATTAGCTAACATGAACTTAAATGGGGAGGAATTGTTATGGAAATGAATCGACGCCTGCTTGGTTTTGAACTTTGTGATGAATTGGGACGTAAGTGGCACCTGAACATGTTTGTGTGGCGGCATTACAGCGTACTTACGCAACACTGGAACAACACTGGGGGGTGTTTAAGACGCACAATCCCTGACCCAGAAAAACAAAGGATAGCCCCCAAAATGAAGACAACATGTAGGGCTCTTTTAAAGGTTTGGATGATGAGACACACTCGGTCGGGCCGTCCTGGAATGTGTTCAGAACTTGACTGATGCTCGAGAATTTATTGGAAATCCCTGGAAGAGCCGACAGGAAGCAAAACTGGGACCACAAGCAGCACAATGGCCTTTCTTCTGCCATGAAATGGAACACTTAATAATCATGACCTTTCATTCTCGTGAGCTTCCTTTCAGCATTCACACCTTTCATCCTCAATAGGAAACTTCTTCATCCTTTAAACTGTCAAATACACAAGTGCATGACctttgtaacccccccccccccattccttaCATTAAATAAGGCACATTGGCATGTTTTTAACGATGTAGGGTGACACTTTCAAACCAAGAACGACCTCAAAAGCCGCGTAAACAGACCGTAAACCTGTGGCACCACATCAACTCACACCCCACCACCAAAAGTCCCGTTTGCATCGGTACCAACCTCGCAcctctccgggggggggggagaaagacaCTTGAAACTACGATGGGAGACACTTCAATGGGCAGCAGAAGAGGCGACCCTTGCACCGTGCGTTCCCTCCTGGAGCTGCCGATGAAGTGAACCGGTACCAGCCGTGACCCAGACAAGCAGCCCCCCACAACcgtgacccccacccccacacaggCTCGCCATAGTCCCGAGAAAGGACTTGTGTATCGGACACATTCCCCATCGGCTGGCTCCTCCAGCTAGCTGCTAGCCCTGcagaacacatgaaaacacgCACTCACTCCGCGTCCTCTCCTTCTCACTGGTACTTCTGGGTCCGGGTCACCGTGAAGTCTCGGCCTTTTCCCCCGGCTTTCATTTTCTGTCGTCGGTCTGTGCGTAACGGAGGCGTTTGGAAGCGAAAGTGGCGCTAGCTAGCGGCTGATAGCGAGCAGCTGATAAGACCCAACAGACCAGACCTCCGCTTTAAAGGTTCTCCAGAGGATCATCACCGGGTGTCTGCTCTCTGCTGCGGTGGACACGACAACCCCGGGGGCCAGAAGCACCGCCCGGGTGGCTTTAAATAAGCCTGGGAatgacagcagcttgagagggAGGGGCGGCAACATCACATCCGCGCCGCAGACGCGATCAAAGGAACAAAGGAAGCGAATAAATGCTGCGGAAACGGTCTAGTTGTGCTTAGAAGAGCACATAGTGATAGAAAAAGATGAACTTCACACGATTCTGGTGGTCAGAGCGACTCCTGAGACGCAAAACGAGGTGGGAGCACAGAAAAGACGGCACCTCTGCTGGTTATTGGAGAAGTTTAGGTTTATTCATGACTCCGTGGTTTGTGAGTAGTGCAGAAGTAGCaaaacatgtttacatttgcggtcttgacacccccccccacccatcagTCACACGAGAGAACATCTGTCCCAGGTGAGCCAATCAACCATGCAGATGTTTTGCATCTCTGGCTTTCAGTTCCATGTTGGCCTTTAAAGTGGCCGAGTGAAGGAGCGGTTCTGTTCAAACCGGCTGTTTACAATAAAGGGCTCAAACCGATGAAATGCAAAGACATCCGGcttaatgattttctttttcctgagcACAAAGCTTGATTCCGCGTCCTCCCGCCAGCAGTCAAATCACACAGCACAATTTTTTACATTGATTTCGCCACACAGCATGACAGATCATTCATAAGAGCCCTGATTATGTCGCCAGACACAGCGATGAAATGCAACCGTAGCAGCCTGGAACCTGCTGGGGGACAGCTGATGGAGACGGCGTCCGTCTCCTTTGGTTTCTGTTCAAATGAAGACGCTCCGATTGTTCCGCCCTCGCCCACGCAGAGCCGCCACCAGCTCTTGCTAATTTCCGCCGGGTTCGGAGAATAAAATCACAATTACAGAGGCAAACAGAGACTCCAGAGTGCATGAGGGATATTCTGGGTTTGTCCTCTCCTGCACCCTGGTTGCatgaaagggggagaaaaaaaaaatcaggcagTTGGAGAtgggagcagaaaaaaaaggggcCATTTTCTGGAGAAGAAATGGAGGCAGAAACCACAGGAAGCAGTGACACACAGGTAGAGGGATCCCTCACAGTTCCTTCACGAGGAGCGGGTCAAGGGGACCATCAAGGCTGCTTAAATTAGAAAGAATTCGCTGGCTACAGCTTTGGGATCAATCTCGCGACAACATGCAGCTCTGACCCTCTTCAGGCGTATGATCAACCCAGGATatggtttcattttattttcagactCCGTTGAAATcagaggaagacaaaagaaACGAGAAGAAAGCAGCAGGGAGGAATGTCAGATAAAAGAGTCCGAGAAGAGTGAACCCGTGAGGGaatcgagacgacagcagtgtgACAGCTGATctaaaccagagaagaagagtggAAAAACTGACTGAAagtcaaacaaaaaaagaaaagagcatgAGCGTCACTGGCTTTGGCAGCAGGGGAGTTTGCCTCCTCTCTGGCTGTCTGTGGTTGGGGGGAGGCTTATGTCCACTACATTGTTGCCTGGAGACTCATCGTGTCCGGATCTGTCCGATATTTGCTTCTGAGATACGATGCGGTAGATTTCTGTGAGAGGGGAAAGAGAGTGAGGTATTATTCTAGAAGATTTCCAGTGTTGTGACGTCTTCGCTGTTGCTACCTGTGAGGATGTTCTTGAAGGCTTCTTCTACGTTTGTGGAGTCCAAAGCAGACGTCTCAATAAAGGAGAGAGTGTTCTTTTCTGAAGATGCAGACAGAGTGGATTGAGTGGTCACGCCTGGGATTAAGTCTTTGTTTATTACCGCCGATGTGCTGCAGCGACCCTCACCTGCAAACGCCCGAGCCTCGTCGGTGGGCACCGCCCTGAGGTGACGCAGGTCGCTCTTGTTTCCCACCAGCATGATGACGATGTTGTTGTCAGCGTGGTCCCTCAGCTCTTTCAGCCAGCGCTCCACGTTCTCGTAGGTCAGGTGCTTGGCGATGTCGTACACCAGCAGGGCCCCGACGGCGCCGCGGTAATACCTGGAGGAAGGACAGAGGGGACCAATACAGCGACCGCATTCTTTCAATGAGGGCGCGTGGGGGGAGAAGCTGCTCACGCGGAGGTGATGGCTCGGTAGCGTTCCTGTCCAGCCGTGTCCCAGATTTGTGCTTTTATCGTCTTGCCGTCGACCTGGATGCTGCGGGTGGCGAACTCCACCCCGATGGTGCTCTTGCTCTCCAGGTTGAACTCATTTCTCGTGAAGCGGGACAGCAGGTTACTCTTCCCGACTCCAGAGTCTCCGATCAGTACAACTGCCAAAACAGCCCCACAAAGACGACAACAAATGAGCCCAAACACACGCTACAAGATTGCTGATGACACTCCCAACCTTTGCTTACTGCATTTTAGATTAACTTGGTCGTATTATTAGCAGTAGAACTTAGTATTGCTATTATGCAagtttttttctaaaatgaaacaaatactAATGATTTTATTAGTTCATGTCAGTGTTGTGCTACTGTTTGTAGGGTGACGTCACCTCTACAGTAATCTTATTACGCATACTAATGACACAATAAGGTGTACACACACGTTATGCTTCCGGGTTTCCAAAATAAACTGACAAGTGGCATGTCACGGCATTCTTATACGATTTAAAATGCTTCTTATATGGAAATTGAAGCGATTGAAGCTCACTACTACACAGAACAGGGTCGATCGGAAGCTGCGAATCAAGTTTAGAGGGATGTCAACAAGTTAGCTCAGCAGCGTTAGCATCGCTGTTAAATGAAATGAGAAATAACAATAAATCCGCGTAAGACTTGGGCTTTTGCTAGTCTGCCTTTAACAGCGCTCCGCGTTACACCTACGCAAGCCGATAAAGTTAAGCGTAAGGACGTATCAGGTGACATTATATTGCGGACAATAAGCTGCCatattagcatgttagctgaCGTATTTAGCCACCTATCGATTTACCTGGCCTTAGCCTGCCAAGTCAAATTCCATCACTGTATTGTATCGCAATGGGGAGCTTACATAAAGACAGCTATAAACGAtcaaagacaaaatactgtAGCACAACACAGAGTAATAGTGACCTCTAATTTGTAAAGAGTGGATCGCTAAAGGGTAAACAGCTATCATGTTACCAATTTCCACTTTGCTAACGTTACTAGTGGAGCTAACTTTAGCATCAGCGATGGCTTAGTTCACTTCCTTAGTTCGTCCCACTGCCCCCGAACAAACGGAGGAAGCGCGCTGTCATTCGCGTACCTCCGAGTAAAATTACCTTTGAAAAGGTAGTCGTATTCATCATCACGGGTTCCCATTGTAGAAGACTGTTTTTGGTACTTTTGCGTACTTTCCCACCACACAGAAGCAACTTCTCTCACCGGTAGCTAGTAGACACCGCCTTcaaggaagagcagcagcacgtgAGTTTAAGAGACCTGATTTTCCACCAATGGGAACCGTTGTTTAATTGACTGACACATACATGAGCCAATCAGATACGACCTGTCAGTTTTTCGACCAATCGCGATCCGTTTAAGAAACCACGACGAGTCACGACACCCTTTGTTCTTCAAACGTCCACGCCCTGCGTCTCCTCAGCGACCAATACTTTGAACTATATTATGGTCTGCTGAGAAGTATATTCATATTCTCGCTTAAAAACAGCCCTTTTCGACTAAATTATAGTGTTAATGGAGGGTGACTCCCACATTAAATGTAACCAGTGGTTATTAAGGGGTGTTTGTGCTCCAGTATTATTTGGGAATTCAGGAACGTTTTATAAACATACCTGACAGCTTTGGATGGAATTTGACACATGTAGTGGGCAAATTAAGTAAAACCTTAAGAACTCAAAGGAAATAACTATTTTCCTCAAGAAATATTACCAAGTTAGCGTGAGCAAAGGGCTGAAAAGCACCTACGCTACATAAAAGTGCCCTAATTTGGTAGTTTTCCATTGTATTTCTTCTTAAATTTGATAAATATGAAGCTGACGTCTACCTACAATAAATCCACCCAAATCTTTAGTAATCTGACCTCGACTGCAAGCCTCACTGGTTAATATTAAATGCAATGAAGTGATGAAAACAAATCCAAACAGCCTGGAGAATATCATTCGTTTCCATTCCAGACGTGCGCTGCCTTTATCACAAGGGCTCATGAACCGTCTTCTAACATTTCTACACGCACAACAATTCATAGAACCGCTTTATTTTGTATTCATTCGGGATGGatccaaacacacatacagCCATCTATTTATCCTCATGTATAAATAGATGAATATACACAgatatacataaatacatatttCTGATATGCATATTCAGTTTGAAATCATGCTATGCACGTGTAAAGGACTCTCCCTATGGGATGAGGGCACACAGCAATTTGaaaacacatacacaaaacAGCTGAATAGTTGGAAGAATCCCTACTGACGAACAGTAAATTCCACCAATCTGCCCATTCAGGTGTAGAGACCATAAATATACAGGGGCCGCAGCCCAACAAACAGATATGGTACAATAACTTGTGTAGATTGCAAACATTTCTCGCccagcagcaaaaataaaacccaaacaaaaataagattttcagattaaaatggaaaatatatttgtatatctttatatatgtatttataattTTATGTACACATTCTCGCACACACAACtatgagaaagaaaatgaatacGACACAAGACGTGCATGTAAAAAGATGTCCCGAGAAGGCAATGAAGCTTAAAATAAACTCAGACTGTACAAAATATTGCTGCTATGTCTTTATCTGATGAATAGCAAACTGATTCTGAATGGCCCCTGCACATCATGAGAATGTGCTAGTCTTTTAAAGATGGACGTGtcctcccccacacacaaacactggacCAACAGAACCCTTCTTTCGTGTGGAACCTCAGTTCCTTCAGGTGTCCTCAGATGGCAGGTACACAAACTGAACACTAGGATTGTGATATCCTTCACTGGTGGACAGTTACAacttaaacccccccccaaaaaacctaACACACTCAAGTATCAGCAGAAATCTGACGTTTGTTTGGCCTCTATCACCAGTTCATCTGCAGCTCTGGATGAGCTGCACACAATGTTCAACCCAACTGCCTCCATTCACATATACAGCTAACAGGTACGACACTGACACTACAGCCGGTGCTCTATGTCTACAGAAGTCTGGTCGGGGGGGAAGGGTTCCATTATTGGATGGACACAGCCACTGTCACCGATACGCCGATCACGGGTGCACGGAATGGCAAATGTAGAGATTCTACTGGTCTGTCCAGAAGATGAGCGAGGGTGGGAGACGCCAGTGATGGAGGGGTGAATCTGGTTGAAAGGCAAAAGTCCCAAAGCTCAGCTGATGAGTGACGCTGGATCCCACCACCCCTGTGATCTGACAACAATCCACAGTTCTTTGGATACAATGAAAATAAAGCGTGGACAAAGTAGCAAAAGGGAGCCCATTAAAGACCAAATAAATACCTGTGAGataaataaacatataaataaCGTGTTTTTATGGCATAGGTGAAACCCATCGAAATGATGCGTTTAACGTTGCCTCCTTAATATTAAACAGCTCATAATCACTCACACAGATGATCCAAAAACGTCATCGATGTCCATCGGTGTCAACTCAAGGCCACGTGTACTGAAACTATTTTCACCGTTAAAATGAAAGTTGCTTGTAAGTTGATATatatgtttcctttttttcatgattttttttatcagttCCGGCCCCTCTGAGGTCAGGCTGGAGGTGACGTCCTCTTGTGGTCGGTGACTTATCTCGTCGCCCGCTCGTCTCTTTCTGTCGGAGGATGAACGATGGGATGTCAGCTGAGGGTCCGACAGGAGCGGGGCCGTGGGAAAGAGGGGCCGTGTGTTTGGATGAATATGCTGATTCCCCTCAAAAGAAACTCGCCCACACTTGGAAGTTGCATTTCAGCTCAAATGGCACCGAGCAGAGGATCCAAAGGAACTTCCAAGCACCGGCGGTTCTTCAGAGGCCCCGCGAGCTCTTCTGGGCCTTCACAAACGTACAAAGACTACAGCTGCGTACACAATACTGGatgtcacacatacacattaTGGATAAACTGATAGTATTTTCATTGAGTCAAAGGTTAAAGGCAGGGATGGTCCAACGTCGGTGTTGTCGTCACGGTCAGGATGTTTCCTCCCCTCTGCGTGTTTAGTTTCCGGGTCAGGCAGAGATCCTGTTGCTACCGCTAAAGCTCTGGACTTGGCGCAGATTCAGAGTCCTTTTCCACTGAGACGCTCGCTCTTCCCTGCTGGAGAACGGCCTTTACTGTTGGAGACAGAGAGCGGATCACTCAGGAAGAGCATCGTCACAGGTGAAAGGCAGAACACGGGATCTACTCgatttcctgtcattttctttatttattttttttctcataaTTGTGTTTCGTTAATAATCATATTGGAAAAATTCAAGTAACAGACCGAGCCGTTAGCAGAATCAGCGATTTTGACACCTATGACGCACTCATTTACCCACATTGGAGTAATTCAGTAACCTGCGCCTTCCAGAAGGTGTAAACGTGTCACTGCAGCAGAGCATGGCGCAGAGCACATGCTGCTGCCGTCCGTGAACGAGCGGCACCGACGGGCGTCTTTTTGGTCTTTAAATTGAGAAATGTAATTGTCTGAGTTGTGGCAAATAATCCCAGCTGGTCTGATGCATGAGTCTGTGATGCAGTAACAAAGGCTGAGCAGTTGGACAGACACGAGATGGCTGATTGTGGTCTGGATGCTCATGCGACCCACACTGGACCAATGAGGAATGAAGCTTTCCTACAGAGCTGGGGTTTGGGATGCAGAGCTCACTGGGAAGAACCTGACAAGTTTGTTTTACCCACATAAAGGTCCCGTTAAACGGAGCTTATTTTTTCCTGGCCTCTGCGCGACATCTTAATGCTTCTCACTTACTGTCTTTCTTTCCCAATCTCCATCTGGCATGGCCTTAGACTCAGAGCCATAGTGTAGCGGAGAGTACACCCAGGTCCTGTCCTCTGGAGGCTGTTTTTATACCCCCACCACAGCAGAGGGGGACAGAGGAAAGGCCGGATGTACAGAGACAAGCAGCAGGGGGCAggcaggagagagacacaggagaTCACgggagaagaagagacaagacaggaaatgaaaattaGGGATGCATAAAGGAGGAAATGTTGCTGAGAGGTACAGGAACGTGTGCGCTGGAAGAAGTAGGTGTTAAAATGTTAAAGGATTCAAAAGATGTGTTAGTCTTTTAATTGGAAACCAAAACTGAAATGATTTGTATATGCAAACAATAGCCTGTATTGGTGCACGAGAGCGCTTTAGTGGTTGTCACTGATGTGTGGGTAAACCATGTGGCCCAGTCTGGACTAGCTCCTGGGGCGTAATGTGTGCGCAGTGACAGATGAGTTGCTGCAACGGCCCAAACGGGGAGGTGGAGCAGCGTGGAGAAAGAAGTGGGAATGGGAAGAAAGCCAGGATGCTGGGAGAGTCAGACACAGAGAGCATCCCCAGTCAAAAGCAGGACACAAAACACAGGGTGCTTATTTTCCTTTCCGTCAAGCAGGCGCACTCTTCTTCGTTTACAGTGTACCAGAAAGCAGCCGTTTAATAGGGGGAAGCAGCCACAGGATTGCAGAATTGTGGTGACAGACATGTGGTTTGATGctttccccatctctctctctctcacacacacacacatacacacgccaAAATGTTAGTGCTGACACCgtccaggaggaggggggaacaaATGGGGGAGAGGCAGGCTGTCAGAGAGCGAGGACACAAATGGTGAACAAAGAAACCATCACATAAGCAGTCTGTCAACCTCCCACACTTTGATTTGCTACTGAGGGGAGCCGACACGTTTCTAATGTCACAGCACGAACcacaaagagctgcagaaaacCTCTTCTTTCATTCCCATAATTTCAGCAAAGGTGATGTGCAGCTCCAGACTCATCTAGACTTCACCCTACACTAACAGGTCCCACTTACTGGAGAGCTGGGCTGGCTTTTCCTTCTCTGTTGGAAAGGAGAGACCACCCAGGTCCTCCCATCAGGAAACTGATACAACGGGAGCAATATGGCGcaggggcagacagacagaagtgtGAAAACATGATGTAAGGAAGATggaaaaactgatgaaaaagGATGCATAGAGACTTGAAAAGAGACCCCCTCCCCTCTGTTCTACACTCCATTCTGGCTACGGTCATCACATAACAGAGATCAACCTGAGCTGCAgggaatgaataaatgaagagaGCAGGAGCAAATTAAACGATAGGAATGGATGACATTTTAAGGAGAACATGCAAGTGTTGATGATAGCTGAGTCATTTAGCCTGCaaacacccgcacacacacacacacacacacacacaccgcattTCTGGGTCTTGAGCAATTATTCCACGATTAGTGGAGTCCCCCGCCGAGCCATAATAAATTCCCCTGATCGAACTGAAGAGG encodes:
- the marchf2 gene encoding E3 ubiquitin-protein ligase MARCHF2, with translation MTTRGCCHLPGSLCDCAGSTGLWKNVEEGGGDGCQPLYVTQVTALDGHLLSSVLKPAGAQSDGPICRICHEGGISEGLLSPCYCTGTLGTVHKSCLEKWLSSSNTSYCELCHTEFSIERRPRPLTEWLQEPGTLNEKRTLFCDMVCFLFITPLAAISGWLCLKGAQDHLQLGSWLQAVGLITLTIALFTIYVLWTLVSFRYHCQLYSEWRRTNQKVRLLVPETRESSSSQHSLLSTKLMKKSASESIV
- the LOC101073928 gene encoding ras-related protein Rab-11B-like → MGTRDDEYDYLFKVVLIGDSGVGKSNLLSRFTRNEFNLESKSTIGVEFATRSIQVDGKTIKAQIWDTAGQERYRAITSAYYRGAVGALLVYDIAKHLTYENVERWLKELRDHADNNIVIMLVGNKSDLRHLRAVPTDEARAFAEKNTLSFIETSALDSTNVEEAFKNILTEIYRIVSQKQISDRSGHDESPGNNVVDISLPPTTDSQRGGKLPCCQSQ